The archaeon CG10_big_fil_rev_8_21_14_0_10_43_11 DNA window CTTGCTTGCAATCAAAGACGAGCTTAAAGCGCGTGATGTAAAACAGTCTGATATTGTGCTCAAAAAAATTGATGTTTCAAAACTAACAAAAAATGCTAAACAATCATTTATCAAAAACTCGCCCGTATTTGGCACGCGCCTTTTTGGTTTTGCAAACGTGCTCGGTCTTGAAATCCAAAAAGGCAAACGCCTTGGAACCGAGTTTTCGTATTATGCAAAACAGTACGGAAGTGTTTCGGGCATTATTCATTCTGATGAAGATTTTGAGAAATACGGATTGAACAAAAAAGAAATTGCAAAAAAATTGCGCGTTAAAGAAAGCGACGCGTTCGTGCTCGTTGCCGCAAAAGAAGAGCAAGCACGAAAAGCACTTGACGCAGTAATTGAGCGCGCAAAACAATGCATTCCGGGCGTGCCTTTGGAAGTGCGCGCAGCACAGTCTGATGGCACAACGGTGTTTTTGCGCCCTATCCCGGGAAAGGCACGCATGTATCCTGAAACAGACCTTGAGCCGATTACGATTTCAAAAGACGTGCTTGCTAACGTAAAAAAGCACTTGCCAAAAAAGCCGCACGAACTGCAAGCTGACCTTGAGAAGATGGGTTTGTCAAAAGATCTTGCCTTGCAGATGGTTCACTCGCGTGATTTCATACTTTTTGAGCAGCTTGCAAAAAAGTTCACGGATGCGAAAATGATTGCAACTCTCGTACTTGCGGGCAAAGGCGCAGTTGAGCGTAGCGCGTATGATGCATTGCTTAAAGCATATGAAAAACAAGTGTTGAGTAAAGAAGCACTGACTGACGCAGTTCCAAAACTTCTTGAAGGCGAAAAAATCTCAGACATTCTTGCTGGCGCCAAGAAAGTTGGTATAAAGATAGTTGAAGCACGCATCAAAACAATTGCCGCAAAAAACAAGGGCAAGAGTTTTGCTGCCGTGATGGGTGATGTGATGAAAGAGTTTCGAGGCAAGGTTGACGGCAAAACCTTGTCAGAGCTTGTAAAAAAACACGTGAACATAAAGAATTGATTACTATCTTCGCTTTCTTCTAAGCGCTTGCTGCGCCTTGCGTAGGTTCACACACCACGTGTGGTACAACCGTCCATAGTAGTACGTTCCTGTGCCCGGGTAGACTCGTCTCTCACACCAATAACACGCTTTTGAGTATTTCTTCATTTGATCCATTCTCTCGCTTTTGCGTATAATATTGCTCGTTGCTTGAATTTTTGAGCGAGGGTAATATATTCTGCTAATGTGGCATTTGTTATAGTAACATCAAATTGGTACAATGCGCGGTAATTGACTGATTTTATTTCTGCGTAGAAATCAGTCAGCTCTTTTGTCATCCTGTCTTGTTGGGAGAATACTTTTGTGAATTCTCTAAGTATTGCGTCATGGTCTCCTAGTTTTAACTGTGTTTCCTTACAAATAAATGCAAATGCTATACGTTCACAGCCATGGAATATATTATCAATGATTGGTCGCTTTTTCGCTTCAGTAGTCTCTTTAGTACCTATTACCCGATAGTAGGTTTCTGCACTTTCAAGAAATGCCATGCCGTTTTCAAAACTGATACTAAAATCCTGCTTTTTTGATAAGTGCTTTGAATTCTTTTTTGCCATAAATTGCTTCACCTTCAAGTAGTATGTTCATAATTAATGGGTGATGTTGTTTTGCTTGGTCTATAAAGTCTTGTTTTGATATTTCAAAAATAGACACGGCAATTCCTTCTTCAAACGCTATTTTGGTATTTCTCTCCCCCCTATTTAAAATAAGCATCACGTCTAAATCGCTCTCCAACTTTTCGGTTTTGCGGGCACGAGAACCGAACATAACAATTGCAATAAGGCCCGCAGGGTAGTCTTGAATAATATGTTTTTTCACAATCACACTTAGTTCAGATTGTATATCTGATTCCCAATTGAATAGTTCGCGTATGGCATGACCTAAGTTATGTTCTTTGTTAATCTTTGAAAGAATCGCTTTCCCAATTGTCTTTGTTTCAATAATACCTGATTGCGCTAACTCTCTGATATTTCTTGAAACAGCCATCTCTGATAATCCTGTTTTCTTTGCTATCTGGGAGTTTGAAATTCCCTCTTTAGATTTTGAAATTTCTCTTAATATCAAAATCCTGCTTTTATTTGAGAATATCCTATCTAATAGCATATTTTGATAATAGTTATTTGAGTTTATAAATATATCTTATAGTTAGATATATACCTATTTTGTTATTAATAATCTAAAGGACAAGTTGTTTTATTCTCGTAAAATCCGCAAATGTTGTTTCCACAGTTTGAGAAATCAATTGAGCAAATATTTCTGAATGGGTCAATATCACAGAAGAATGATGCTAGGTCCTGAACACTTGTTGGATTATTTACCAGATTCTGATTAATGTATAGTGCCGGACTGCCGGGAAATGTGAAATTTTGCTGTGCGGCAATCGCTTCATCTAAAAGTTCAACTTTATCAGCTTTTGTACATGTAGTAACAGTAGACGATGAGATATCTAGATTTTCCAAAACCAAATTTGAACAGGAGATATTTTCTATATTTGAACCACACTCGTCAAAAGATCGCATATGGAACTCATAAAATTTAGAAGGATATAACTTCTTCACGCACATTTCTCTAAGTTCCTGTGTCATATTGCCAAAACGCGAATGGTATATCATTTCATTTACAAATTCTTCACCAATCCTGAATGTTGCTTTCTTAACGGTACTGCCCACGAATGGGTTTTCGTTAAGTTTGAGCTTTTCACTGCCAATGGTTAAGTACGTTGTGTTAACGGTGTATGTGTTTCCGCCTGTGCTAATTAATGCTGCACTGGTTGAAACATCATCCAACGTAAAGGTTGTACTACCAACAGTGAATTCTGCGCCAACAGATACTTCCATAGTGGATGTTAAATTAGAGAAGACAGTTTCATTTCTCTTGAAAACCTGATAATTAACAGAGAACGATTTTTCTTTCATTAATACGTCAAAAAATGAAAGAAACTGGAGTAACTCATATGAGTTCACTTGTGGGGAATTAATAAAAGCAGAAACTACAAGTGGTATTTTAACTTCTGGCGTAGAATGCGTTAAATTTTCTACTAGTGAGGTATTTGTTGTAGTCTCCTTAAGTATGGAAACATTTTGCGTACTGTTATTTTCTGAAGTTGAGGCGGTTGCAGTGCATCCTGCAATAGTTAAAAGAAGTAAGAACAATGCAAGATTTTTCATAACTAAACGGTATTGGTTTTCACTTAAAAAAACATTGTTAATATCAATTATTCGTAAAGGTTATAACCTTAAACGTGCCGTGTTGGAATGTGAGTATTGTGAAGTCAAAAAAGCAGTTGGCAATCACGCTTTCTCAACTAAAACTACCTGACAAACTAAATGTGGGCCTTGAACAATACATTACGCCTAGTGAGATTGCAGCAGACATGGTCTGGACCGCGCTGCCCGACCTTCAAGACGGCACAGTAGCCGACTTTGGCTGCGGAAATGGTATACTTGGCATTGGCGCAAGCCTTGTTGGCGCAAAAAAAGTATTCCTTCTTGACACGGACAAAAACATGCTTGCTCTTGCAAAACAAAACGCGAACAGCCTTTCAATTGACAACGCTGAATTTGTTGAAGCAGACGTAAGCGATTTTTACGAGCACGTTGATGTTGTCATCCAAAACCCGCCTTTTGGCATACAAAGCAGAAAAGCAGATAAACCCTTTATAGAAACCGCACTCCAAAGCGCGGACGTTGTATACTCCTTACACGCACCCGATTCTGAGCCATTTCTTTTGGCAATTGCAAAAGAATACGGATTTACGCTTGAAAAACTCAAAACCTACGACTTTGTTATTGGCCACTCCTATCACTTTCACACTAAGCCCACAAAAAGCGTGAAAGCAGTGTACTGGCGCTTTTCACGGATGTAGCGCGCAACATACAGAATTCTTTATTAACTTTGTTTTGGTCCTAGAAGAATGTTCATGGGCTTTGTTGATGCGCTCTTCAATAAACTTACTGCTGGAAACACGCTTTTCTATCCTGGATGTTTAACTAAATTTGTGGGAAAAGACGTGCTCAAAAATTATGAAACACTGCTCAAAAAAATGAACATTAACTACATCATGCTCGCTGATGAGGAAGTGTGCTGCGGCTCGCCGGTTCATGCTGCAGGCTACCAAAAAGACTTTGAAAACCTCATTTTGAAGAATTCAGAACTGTTTAGTGAACGGGGGATTACCAAAATTATTACGCCTTGTCCGGGCTGTTATAAAATATTCACGCGCCATTACAATTTCCAAAACATAGAAGTTGAGCACGCAACTATCACTATTAAAAAAGCACTTGAAAAAGGAACGCTCAAACCAGCAAAAGTTAACAAAACCATTACCTATCACGACCCGTGCCATTTGGGCAGGCAATCAAACATTTATGACGAGCCTCGCGACGTGCTCAAAGCCCTTGGTTACACCATAAAAGAAATGCTCTACACGCGAGAAGATGCGTTGTGTTGCGGTGCTGGAGGCGGGGTGAAGAGCAACTATCCCCAAACCGCGAACAAGATTGCAAAAGAACGACTCAAAGAACTTGACACTATTGGCGTTGACCTGCTTGTCACGCCCTGCACCATGTGCACAAAGCACCTGGAAGAAAACGCGAAAGGCGTGAAAATCATGGAATTTGCGGAGGCAGTGTTGCATGCTGTTAAATAATATTAGACGAATCGTTGGCAAAGAAAACGTGACAGACGAGCAAGAAGACTTGCTCGCGTACGCGTACGACGCGTCACCACAAAAAGGCGAAGCACTTGGCGTGGTGTTGCCAACAAGCATTGACCATGTGAGCAAAGTTATGGACTTGTGCTACCGCTATGGGTACAATGTGGTGATTCGCGGTGGAGGAACTGGTCTTGTTGGCGGTGCAGTGCCGCAACGAGAACTCGTTATGGACATGACTCGCCTTATTGATGTGCATGTTGATGTTCAAAACAAGGAAGCACGCGTCGGGCCGGGCATGGTTTGTCGAAGACTCAATAAAATACTCAAACAAAACGGGCTCTTCTTTCCGGTAGTGCCATCCAGTGATGCAGTTGCAACTATTGGAGGTATGATTGCAACAAACGCGCAGGGAAACC harbors:
- a CDS encoding DNA methylase: MKSKKQLAITLSQLKLPDKLNVGLEQYITPSEIAADMVWTALPDLQDGTVADFGCGNGILGIGASLVGAKKVFLLDTDKNMLALAKQNANSLSIDNAEFVEADVSDFYEHVDVVIQNPPFGIQSRKADKPFIETALQSADVVYSLHAPDSEPFLLAIAKEYGFTLEKLKTYDFVIGHSYHFHTKPTKSVKAVYWRFSRM